A section of the Humulus lupulus chromosome 2, drHumLupu1.1, whole genome shotgun sequence genome encodes:
- the LOC133814206 gene encoding uncharacterized protein LOC133814206 — MSLNVARFNKDNLLDNSDDEFGEILLYFACEEYNQLYLSKQPFRNSALSGHEYVMEVLHGHWSRCYDLLRMNKDVFKLFCGVLKEIFLLKNSRYLSVEEQVAMFLFVIGHDERHRVNCVGAIDGTHISAHVPIDEQIPYRGRKVDTTQNIMCVCSFDMKFTYVVPGWEGSANDAQILLECATNPDYGFPMPPQGKYYLVDSGYTNMPDFLSSYRGERYHLGQYTDLNPIGKKELFNYRHSSLRNVIERCFGVLKARFPILKQMPSYDLRIQKYIVIACCEIHNFIRTNAEAYVYFDGGEGNSEVQATTLQSTDGTLTDSVEFSISRTHIREMAHVRDEITDHIWRASRR, encoded by the exons ATGTCTTTAAACGTTGCTCGGTTCAACAAGGATAATTTACTGGACAATTCAGATGATGAGTTTGGAGAGATTTTGCTATATTTTGCTTGCGAGGAATATAATCAATTATATCTATCCAAGCAACCTTTTAGAAATTCAGCTCTTTCAGGCCATGAATATGTTATGGAAGTGTTGCACGGGCATTGGAGTAGGTGTTATGATTTGTTAAGAATGAACAAAGATGTCTTCAAATTATTTTGTGGTGttctaaaagaaatttttttattgaagAACTCACGATATCTGTCTGTTGAAGAACAAGTGGCTATGTTCTTATTTGTGATTGGCCATGATGAACGACATCGTGTG aatTGTGTTGGAGCTATAGATGGGACTCATATTTCTGCGCATGTTCCAATTGATGAACAAATACCATATCGAGGTCGAAAAGTGGATACAACTCAGAACATTATGTGTGTATGTTCATTTGACATGAAGTTCACATACGTTGTTCCTGGATGGGAAGGATCAGCTAATGATGCACAGATTCTTCTAGAATGTGCCACAAACCCAGATTATGGATTTCCAATGCCGCCCCAAG GAAAATATTATCTTGTTGATTCTGGCTATACAAACATGCCTGATTTTCTTTCATCATATCGAGGAGAAAGGTATCATTTGGGCCAATACACAGATCTTAATCCCATAGGCAAAAAAGAGCTCTTCAATTATCGACACTCTTCCTTGAGAAATGTCATTGAGCGGTGTTTCGGCGTGTTGAAGGCTCGCTTTCCAATCCTAAAACAAATGCCTTCATATGATCTAAGAATACAAAAGTACATTGTCATTGCTTGCTGCGAGATTCACAATTTTATAAGGACAAATGCAGAAGCATATGTATATTTTGATGGGGGTGAAGGAAATTCTGAAGTACAGGCTACTACTTTACAAAGCACGGATGGAACTTTGACTGATAGTGTAGAGTTCAGTATTTCTAGAACTCATATACGTGAAATGGCTCATGTTCGTGATGAAATTACTGATCATATATGGAGAGCTAGTCGACGATAG
- the LOC133817755 gene encoding L10-interacting MYB domain-containing protein-like — MAGVDNEVLIIENNDEASVWTQKHEEIFIELMEEEVLKGNKNTTTFTKQSWKYIKEEFCGQAKRNYSDMQLRNKYNQLKQKHKDFKSLLKETGMGYNAVTGEVSVTDEVWDKLIQVNKSAKRFRKKGCKFYEKLCTIFGDTTTTGSNAHPSTRSPSNDDDATSISHSTMNEESGFDEDGNKRRGKSTATSNSRSVKIAKFSSALADALATYNETAKRKTELIERSMATSASHYLLDESVKALNQIDGISGEVYAKAIEKFENEVSRALFLKMPEHRRIDWLLNLK, encoded by the exons ATGGCAGGCGTTGATAATGAAGTTCTTATTATTGAGAATAATGATGAGGCTTCTGTTTGGACTCAAAAGCATGAAGAAATTTTCATTGAACTTATGGAAGAAGAAGTCTTAAAGGGAAATAAGAATACCACAACCTTTACCAAGCAATCATGGAAATATATAAAGGAGGAGTTTTGTGGACAAGCAAAAAGAAATTATAGTGATATGCAACTAAGGAACAAATACAATCAATTAAAGCAAAAGCATAAGGATTTTAAGTCTTTACTGAAAGAGACTGGTATGGGATACAATGCAGTGACTGGAGAAGTTAGTGTGACAGATGAAGTTTGGGATAAACTTATTCAg GTTAACAAGTCTGCTAAAAGATTTAGAAAGAAAGGCTGTAAGTTTTATGAGAAATTATGCACTATCTTTGGTGATACCACTACAACTGGTTCCAATGCTCATCCTTCAACTCGAAGTCCTTCTAATGATGATGATGCAACGTCAATAAGTCATTCTACTATGAATGAAGAAAGTGGTTTTGATGAGGATGGTAACAAAAGAAGAGGTAAATCAACAGCCACTTCGAACTCTCGATCAGTAAAAATAGCAAAGTTCTCATCAGCTTTGGCAGATGCACTGGCAACATATAATGAAACTGCAAAGCGAAAGACAGAATTGATAGAGAGATCAATGGCAACATCTGCATCACATTACTTATTGGATGAGAGTGTTAAAGCTCTTAATCAAATTGATGGAATTAGTGGAGAAGTATACGCAAAAGCTATTGAGAAGTTTGAGAACGAGGTGTCCAGAGCATTGTTTCTAAAGATGCCAGAGCATAGAAGAATAGATTGGTTGCTGAATTTGAAGTGA